A DNA window from bacterium contains the following coding sequences:
- a CDS encoding TrkA C-terminal domain-containing protein, with protein MPKTVHVILAFHAHEPLWDLPAHLQSAVPDMRIAQAVPPENYLRRRAKEGRNIYRDLVAFASAMGVRVTVDISNDLLFQIRTILPRTFEELRRAYRDHTIYPLYTTAHHTHAALLEPGEMVEELRLNQEILHDVVGAPKPRHRVFFFTECSVHPRFAPALEDAGIDAIVHPHLSDRKGVYTASNPSHDYVHRPFLIGRRLVALPRHFRVSQEIWRPVTRMYPQEVRSQGYMMGAYYIFDTEYKEHRYLDFPIDRARGVEEYATTLREALAAAPDGGLILYIQDLELMDFGDVALDVLQAAWRQVLGSQDVTVKFSTPDEYLETVPQGPEARVEHQGMGWAPETRVLLRSDGHYPPLYAGEYGGIDAVPAIFRAHPFIYWEPGKYVAGLFGWMLRAFGLLAPVGVHASVLCDEGYQLYRFPIEKRIAVGYRLLKQADNWGWQPSEALNKRPYLYGLVLADALMMMLQFYPERYPANEDRLDPRLLVGLGRLPEGLLDTRIAYLRFALERLREERHDYDPSEAFRQLDYATDFRDKAGRGAEQMLDAYRALDEDFHNAARWRRVLLEAREHCRNVFLSLDHLQRTWMAGGETDFMIDAMYRYLYDLYPPRFPEILDEVDRGTEAERVYLGTRLVHFAIPAESAVAGRPLSALAVSPDSLVVTLRRGTRMLVPRGDTVLHGGDHITVATTRGNGVRLEDIIAPR; from the coding sequence ATGCCCAAGACGGTTCACGTGATCCTGGCTTTTCATGCCCACGAGCCGCTTTGGGACCTGCCGGCGCACCTCCAGAGCGCCGTTCCGGACATGCGCATCGCGCAGGCGGTGCCGCCGGAGAACTATCTGCGCCGGCGGGCCAAAGAGGGCCGGAACATCTACCGCGATCTCGTCGCGTTCGCGAGCGCGATGGGCGTCCGCGTCACGGTCGACATCTCGAACGACCTGCTCTTTCAGATCCGCACGATTCTGCCGCGCACCTTCGAGGAACTGCGCCGCGCGTACCGTGACCACACGATCTACCCGCTGTACACGACGGCGCATCACACCCACGCCGCGCTGCTCGAACCCGGCGAGATGGTGGAGGAGCTGCGGCTCAACCAGGAGATCCTCCACGACGTCGTCGGCGCGCCGAAGCCGCGGCACCGCGTTTTCTTCTTTACCGAATGCTCGGTGCATCCGCGGTTTGCGCCTGCGCTCGAGGACGCCGGCATCGACGCGATCGTCCACCCGCACCTGAGCGACCGCAAGGGCGTCTACACCGCGTCGAACCCGTCGCACGACTACGTGCACAGGCCGTTTCTGATCGGCCGGCGGCTCGTCGCGCTGCCTCGGCATTTCCGGGTATCCCAGGAGATCTGGCGCCCCGTCACCCGGATGTATCCGCAGGAAGTGCGGTCGCAGGGCTACATGATGGGGGCGTACTACATCTTCGATACAGAGTACAAGGAGCACCGCTACCTCGATTTTCCGATCGACCGCGCGCGCGGCGTCGAGGAATACGCGACGACGCTCCGCGAGGCGCTCGCGGCCGCCCCCGACGGCGGCCTGATTCTCTACATCCAGGATCTCGAGCTGATGGACTTCGGCGACGTGGCGCTCGACGTGCTGCAGGCCGCGTGGCGGCAGGTGCTCGGATCGCAGGACGTGACGGTGAAGTTCTCGACGCCGGACGAATATCTGGAGACGGTGCCCCAGGGGCCGGAGGCGCGCGTGGAGCACCAGGGGATGGGATGGGCGCCGGAGACGCGCGTGCTGCTCCGGTCGGACGGGCACTATCCGCCGCTCTACGCCGGGGAGTACGGCGGGATCGACGCGGTGCCGGCGATCTTCCGCGCGCACCCCTTCATCTACTGGGAACCCGGCAAGTACGTGGCCGGCCTGTTCGGGTGGATGCTGCGGGCGTTCGGCCTGCTCGCGCCGGTGGGCGTGCACGCCTCGGTGCTGTGCGACGAGGGCTACCAGCTGTACCGCTTCCCGATCGAGAAGCGGATCGCGGTCGGCTATCGCCTCTTGAAGCAGGCCGACAACTGGGGCTGGCAGCCGAGCGAAGCGCTCAACAAGCGGCCGTACCTCTACGGCCTCGTGCTCGCGGACGCGCTGATGATGATGCTGCAGTTCTATCCGGAGCGGTACCCGGCGAACGAGGACCGCCTCGATCCGCGGTTGCTGGTGGGCCTCGGCCGCCTGCCGGAGGGTCTGCTCGATACCCGCATCGCCTATCTCCGGTTCGCGCTCGAACGCCTCCGCGAGGAGCGCCACGATTACGATCCCAGCGAGGCGTTCCGGCAGCTGGACTACGCGACCGACTTTCGCGACAAGGCGGGGCGCGGCGCCGAGCAGATGCTCGACGCCTACCGCGCGCTCGACGAGGACTTCCACAACGCCGCGCGCTGGCGGCGCGTCCTGCTCGAGGCGCGGGAGCACTGCCGCAACGTGTTCTTGAGCCTGGACCATCTGCAGCGGACCTGGATGGCGGGCGGCGAAACAGACTTCATGATCGACGCGATGTACCGGTATCTGTACGATTTGTATCCGCCGCGGTTTCCGGAGATCCTCGACGAGGTGGACCGGGGGACGGAGGCGGAGCGCGTCTATCTCGGCACGCGGCTCGTCCATTTCGCGATCCCGGCCGAGTCGGCGGTCGCGGGGCGGCCGCTGAGCGCGCTCGCCGTGTCGCCCGACAGCCTCGTCGTGACGCTGCGCCGCGGCACCCGGATGCTCGTGCCGCGCGGCGATACCGTCCTGCACGGCGGCGACCACATCACCGTGGCGACGACGCGCGGCAACGGGGTGCGGTTGGAGGACATCATCGCGCCGCGCTGA
- a CDS encoding Fe-S cluster assembly protein HesB, with product MTADAGSAPAAAFEFRLAGPGGEPVHLWRTCMSHGLTELPPMRLDAAARMLELTLPINGGRPRLIQIGEGRAGFGVVRILGPAPGPRVVQRAAAAVRHVLRLDERLAEFYALAAEDADLAWACAGAGRLIRSPTVFEDVVKTICTTNCSWALTRRMITGLVEHLGEPAPGAPARGWIGRAFPGPEAMADARPSFYKNVVRAGYRGPYLRALARGVVRGGVDLELLDRRPGTPGAVSDEEMAERLLDLPGVGPYAAAHIMMLLGRYSRLVFDSWTRPAFARLSGRRRPVTDRTITRRFRLYGPYAGLAFWLFLTRGWIDDAADVRT from the coding sequence GTGACGGCTGACGCCGGCAGTGCTCCGGCCGCGGCTTTCGAATTTCGGCTCGCCGGTCCCGGCGGCGAGCCGGTGCATTTGTGGCGCACGTGCATGTCCCACGGGCTCACGGAACTGCCGCCGATGCGTCTCGACGCGGCGGCGCGGATGCTCGAGCTCACGCTGCCCATTAACGGCGGACGTCCCCGGCTGATTCAAATCGGCGAGGGACGCGCGGGATTCGGCGTCGTGCGGATCCTCGGGCCGGCGCCCGGGCCGCGCGTGGTCCAGCGGGCCGCCGCGGCGGTACGCCACGTGCTCCGGCTGGACGAGCGGCTCGCCGAGTTCTACGCGCTTGCCGCCGAAGACGCGGATCTCGCCTGGGCGTGCGCGGGCGCGGGACGTCTGATCCGCAGTCCGACCGTGTTCGAAGACGTGGTCAAGACGATCTGCACGACGAACTGCTCGTGGGCGCTGACGCGCCGGATGATCACGGGCCTCGTCGAGCATCTCGGCGAGCCCGCGCCGGGCGCGCCCGCCCGCGGGTGGATCGGCCGGGCCTTTCCGGGGCCGGAGGCGATGGCGGACGCCCGTCCGTCCTTCTACAAGAACGTCGTCCGCGCCGGATACCGGGGACCGTATCTCCGGGCGCTGGCGCGCGGCGTCGTCCGCGGCGGGGTCGATCTCGAACTGCTCGACCGCCGCCCCGGCACGCCGGGGGCCGTATCGGACGAAGAAATGGCCGAGCGCCTCTTGGATCTTCCCGGCGTCGGACCGTACGCCGCCGCGCACATCATGATGCTGTTGGGCCGGTACTCGCGGCTCGTGTTCGATTCGTGGACGCGCCCGGCGTTTGCGCGCCTGTCCGGCCGCCGCCGGCCGGTGACCGACCGGACCATCACACGGCGGTTTCGCCTCTACGGTCCGTACGCGGGCCTCGCGTTTTGGCTCTTTCTCACGCGCGGGTGGATCGACGACGCGGCGGACGTCCGGACATAA
- a CDS encoding CBS domain-containing protein: MIDVRTASVRNSMIFSPVITPRTTVATALRLLREHDTAALPVCEGDRLLGVVRETGLLRLTPSDVTTLDVYELRNVLDGLTVARVIEPVPAIAADASLEDAAVLMRTGRHEALPVVDGGRLVGLLPWTAVLP, translated from the coding sequence ATGATCGACGTCCGCACGGCCAGCGTCCGGAACAGCATGATCTTTTCGCCGGTGATCACACCGCGCACCACCGTCGCGACGGCCCTCAGGCTGCTTCGCGAGCACGACACGGCGGCGCTGCCGGTCTGTGAAGGCGATCGACTCCTCGGAGTCGTCCGGGAAACCGGGCTCCTGCGGCTCACGCCGTCGGACGTCACGACCCTCGACGTGTACGAGCTTCGCAACGTGCTCGACGGTCTGACCGTGGCGCGCGTCATCGAGCCGGTCCCGGCGATCGCGGCGGACGCATCGCTCGAAGATGCGGCCGTCCTGATGCGCACGGGACGCCACGAGGCGCTTCCGGTCGTGGACGGCGGACGTCTTGTCGGCCTGCTGCCCTGGACCGCCGTTCTGCCGTAG
- a CDS encoding ABATE domain-containing protein has product MRRPATMTAPPEYAFDFSGGRLCLDFVNTISGSRTKEHFNTYHDLVSWGRQGGVLSDREAQHLEDMATRQPDEAARTLAVAISLREALFRIFTGAAERRPQRPEDMEILNTALCRALSHVRIDVNEEGCVRAWAGDAAPDRMLWPVLRSAMDVLTSEEERGRIHKCESPTCAWLFMDTSRNHSRRWCDMKSCGNRAKAKRYYERHKQQ; this is encoded by the coding sequence ATGCGGCGTCCGGCGACCATGACAGCGCCGCCGGAATACGCGTTCGATTTCTCCGGCGGGCGGCTCTGCCTGGATTTCGTCAATACCATCAGCGGCTCGCGGACGAAGGAGCACTTCAACACCTATCACGATCTGGTGTCGTGGGGCCGGCAAGGGGGCGTGCTCAGCGACCGCGAGGCCCAGCACCTCGAGGACATGGCAACGCGTCAGCCCGACGAAGCGGCGCGCACCCTGGCCGTCGCGATATCCCTGCGGGAAGCGCTCTTCCGGATCTTCACCGGCGCCGCGGAGCGCCGCCCGCAGCGGCCGGAGGACATGGAGATTCTCAACACGGCGCTGTGCCGGGCGCTCTCACACGTACGGATTGACGTAAACGAGGAGGGCTGCGTCCGGGCGTGGGCCGGCGACGCCGCGCCGGACCGGATGCTCTGGCCCGTGCTCCGATCGGCGATGGATGTCCTCACCTCCGAGGAGGAGCGCGGCCGAATTCACAAATGCGAGAGCCCAACGTGCGCCTGGCTCTTCATGGATACGAGCCGCAACCACAGTCGCCGCTGGTGCGACATGAAGAGCTGCGGCAACCGCGCGAAGGCGAAGCGCTACTACGAGCGCCACAAGCAGCAGTAG
- a CDS encoding sulfite exporter TauE/SafE family protein: MLITISVIVGLSAAAAAVTGFGFNLVSVPLLTLAYPPRFVVVLTLLLGICASGLLLLRREIRREVEWRVVRPLFLSSLAGMPLGVALLMWGPARLLKAVIAAVTAAFAIVMLTRFRPRLSGGMLDTIAVGFLSGILSTSTSLNGPPVALYLMARGLAKNRFRGNMVVYVFLATVTSVVLLAAGGSITAQTLLLAAKVTPVLIVGFVAGVAAVHGLSERHFEVTVLGFLVVVGLLGIASALR; encoded by the coding sequence GTGCTGATCACGATCTCGGTCATCGTCGGCCTCTCGGCGGCCGCGGCGGCGGTGACGGGCTTTGGCTTCAACCTCGTCAGCGTGCCGCTGCTCACACTGGCCTACCCGCCGCGCTTCGTCGTCGTCTTGACGCTGCTGCTTGGGATCTGCGCGAGCGGCCTGCTGCTCCTGCGGCGCGAGATCCGCCGGGAAGTCGAGTGGCGCGTGGTGCGGCCGCTCTTCCTGTCGAGCCTGGCCGGCATGCCGCTTGGGGTCGCGCTGCTGATGTGGGGCCCCGCGCGTCTGCTCAAGGCCGTGATCGCGGCGGTCACCGCGGCCTTCGCGATCGTGATGCTGACGCGATTCCGTCCTCGTCTTTCCGGCGGGATGCTCGACACGATCGCCGTCGGATTCCTCAGCGGCATCCTGTCCACCAGCACCAGCCTGAACGGGCCGCCGGTCGCGCTCTACTTGATGGCGCGCGGGCTCGCGAAGAACCGCTTTCGCGGCAACATGGTGGTCTACGTGTTTCTGGCCACCGTGACGAGCGTGGTGCTGCTCGCGGCGGGAGGCAGCATCACCGCGCAGACGCTGCTGCTCGCGGCGAAGGTGACCCCGGTGCTGATCGTCGGGTTCGTGGCCGGCGTGGCGGCCGTCCACGGACTCTCCGAGCGCCACTTCGAGGTCACCGTGCTCGGGTTTCTCGTGGTGGTGGGGCTGCTCGGCATCGCCTCGGCGCTGCGGTAG
- the rsmI gene encoding 16S rRNA (cytidine(1402)-2'-O)-methyltransferase, protein MTSGPGTLYVVATPIGNLEDISLRALRVLREATLIAAEDTRRTRKLLTHHGIRGRLVSLREHNERARAPVLVRRLLDGGSIALVSDAGTPGLSDPGATLVRAAADAGVPVVPVPGASAVLAALVASGLPAEPATFFGFPPARDAERRRAFEAMRDLPHTLVLFEAPHRLRETLDDLLAVLGDRRIAVARELTKVHEEVYRATLSEAVRNFSAHPPRGEFTLVIEGTRLGEIGTGDAAAAVDAAREAAREALTRAAAGGCSPRESVRRAVEASGLRRNEVYRLWLAIKREARQ, encoded by the coding sequence GTGACGTCCGGCCCAGGGACGCTCTACGTCGTCGCAACCCCCATCGGCAACCTCGAAGATATTTCGCTCCGCGCGCTCCGCGTGCTCCGCGAAGCGACGCTGATCGCCGCGGAAGACACGCGCCGCACCCGCAAGCTGCTGACGCACCACGGGATCCGGGGGCGTCTCGTCAGCCTGCGCGAGCACAACGAACGGGCGCGCGCGCCGGTCCTCGTCCGCCGGCTCCTCGACGGCGGCTCGATCGCGCTCGTCTCGGACGCGGGAACGCCCGGGCTCAGCGACCCCGGCGCCACGCTCGTCCGGGCCGCCGCCGACGCGGGGGTGCCGGTCGTGCCGGTGCCGGGGGCGAGCGCGGTCCTCGCCGCGCTGGTCGCCTCGGGGCTGCCGGCCGAGCCGGCCACGTTCTTCGGATTTCCGCCGGCGCGGGACGCGGAGCGCCGCCGGGCATTCGAGGCGATGCGCGACCTGCCGCACACACTCGTCCTCTTCGAGGCCCCCCACCGGCTGCGCGAGACGCTCGACGATCTGCTGGCGGTCCTCGGCGACCGGCGGATCGCGGTGGCGCGGGAGCTCACCAAGGTGCATGAAGAGGTGTATCGGGCGACGCTCAGCGAAGCCGTCCGGAACTTTTCCGCTCACCCTCCGCGTGGGGAATTCACGCTCGTCATCGAAGGAACACGGTTGGGCGAAATCGGGACCGGCGACGCCGCGGCGGCGGTCGACGCGGCGCGCGAAGCGGCCCGCGAGGCGTTGACGCGGGCCGCGGCCGGCGGCTGCTCCCCGCGGGAGTCGGTTCGGCGCGCGGTGGAGGCGAGCGGCCTCCGACGCAACGAGGTGTACCGTCTGTGGCTCGCGATCAAGCGGGAGGCACGCCAATGA
- a CDS encoding dihydrodipicolinate synthase family protein, translated as MKNVHTAGDEVEALMLQGVLEQAGIPVVLRSRQMPGYGAVFEKATGVWGDLLVPDERAPDARALIHDYLAAQPKGASRAAASQGLAGIVVPIPTLFDERGRLDEAANVRHVEWLIGRGVHGLFPLGTTGEFTSLSRDERRAMAELVVRAARGRVPVLVGCGAPGTEEAVAYAEHAEEIGAAGVAVVLPYYWVPPDRSIYEHFRLIAIATRLPVYIYNFPGLTGRNIPPRLVLRLAQNHANIAGIKDTIDSIAHIQELIMTVRPARPDFVVLCGMDYHLLNTLLLGGDGAVPGTANFSPEPLVEIYQAATEGRLADAAERARRHLNVIPAWFAADAPAFVIVKEAMVIAGLIPHATARPPALPLTEDERRALRRGLEAAGVGAGRAKDAETGGASR; from the coding sequence ATGAAGAACGTCCACACCGCCGGTGACGAGGTCGAAGCGCTGATGCTCCAGGGCGTCCTGGAGCAGGCCGGCATTCCGGTCGTGCTGCGCTCCCGGCAGATGCCGGGCTACGGCGCGGTGTTCGAGAAGGCCACGGGGGTCTGGGGGGATCTGCTCGTCCCGGACGAACGCGCCCCCGACGCCCGCGCCCTGATCCACGACTACCTCGCGGCGCAGCCGAAAGGCGCGTCCCGCGCCGCCGCCTCCCAGGGGCTCGCCGGCATCGTGGTGCCGATCCCGACGCTGTTCGACGAGCGGGGCCGGCTCGACGAGGCCGCCAACGTCCGCCACGTCGAGTGGCTGATCGGGCGCGGCGTGCACGGCCTGTTCCCCCTCGGCACGACCGGCGAGTTCACGTCGCTGTCGCGTGACGAGCGGCGGGCGATGGCCGAGCTCGTCGTCCGCGCGGCGCGCGGCCGGGTGCCGGTGCTGGTCGGCTGCGGCGCGCCGGGGACCGAGGAGGCCGTGGCGTACGCGGAACACGCGGAGGAGATCGGCGCCGCCGGGGTCGCCGTCGTTCTTCCTTATTATTGGGTCCCGCCGGACCGCTCGATCTACGAGCACTTCCGCCTCATCGCGATCGCGACGCGGCTGCCGGTCTATATCTACAACTTTCCGGGTCTCACCGGCCGCAACATCCCGCCGCGCCTGGTCCTCCGGCTGGCGCAGAACCACGCCAACATCGCGGGGATCAAGGACACGATCGACAGCATCGCGCACATCCAGGAGCTGATCATGACCGTGCGCCCCGCGCGACCCGACTTCGTCGTGCTGTGCGGCATGGACTACCACCTCCTCAACACGCTGCTGCTCGGCGGCGACGGCGCCGTGCCCGGGACGGCGAACTTCAGCCCGGAGCCGCTCGTCGAGATCTATCAGGCGGCGACGGAGGGACGCCTCGCCGACGCGGCCGAACGCGCGCGGCGCCACCTCAACGTGATTCCGGCGTGGTTCGCGGCCGACGCGCCGGCGTTCGTCATCGTCAAGGAGGCCATGGTCATCGCCGGCCTGATCCCCCACGCGACGGCGCGGCCGCCCGCCCTGCCGCTGACCGAGGATGAGCGGCGGGCGCTGCGGCGCGGCCTCGAAGCGGCCGGCGTCGGCGCGGGGCGGGCCAAAGACGCGGAAACGGGGGGCGCGTCCCGGTGA
- a CDS encoding homoserine dehydrogenase — translation MSGPAPDRPVSIGLLGCGTVGSAVVRLLRKNGAEIARQTGAELRLSRVAVARPDRARDLSFEPGVLTGDPAAVVADPAIDVVVEVVGGLEPARTLLLDAIEHGKHIVTANKQLIARHGPELFAAAARAGVDLRLEASVGAGVPVIQMLKESLAANRITEVAGILNGTTNYILTRMAEDGSEFGDALADAQRRGFAEADPTDDVEGHDAAAKLAILATIAFHTPIHADRVYREGITRVSAQDIRYADELGYVLKLLAIAREHDGRVEAHVHPAFLPRAHPLAAIRNELNAVFVRGDAAGEVMIVGRGAGGDPTASAVVADLVDVARSHRRGGHGRVGWDGLEARPLRPMEEVETPFYLLMQVTDRPGVFARIATIFGEEGVSISAISQKSRGADADIVMITHTAREGQMRRVLTRIEALDVVGTVRNVIRVVDGE, via the coding sequence GTGAGCGGTCCGGCCCCGGATCGGCCCGTCTCGATCGGCCTGCTCGGCTGCGGCACCGTCGGGAGTGCGGTGGTGCGGCTTCTCCGGAAGAACGGCGCCGAAATCGCGCGGCAGACGGGCGCCGAGCTGCGGCTCTCCCGCGTCGCGGTGGCGCGGCCGGACCGGGCGCGCGACCTCTCGTTCGAGCCCGGGGTGCTGACCGGCGACCCGGCCGCCGTGGTCGCGGATCCCGCGATCGACGTGGTCGTCGAGGTGGTCGGCGGGCTCGAGCCGGCGCGGACCCTCCTGCTCGACGCGATCGAGCACGGCAAGCACATCGTGACCGCGAACAAGCAGCTGATCGCCCGGCACGGGCCGGAGCTCTTCGCCGCGGCCGCGCGGGCCGGCGTCGATCTCCGGCTCGAGGCGAGCGTCGGCGCGGGCGTGCCCGTGATCCAGATGCTGAAGGAGTCGCTCGCGGCCAACCGCATCACGGAGGTCGCGGGCATTCTGAACGGCACCACCAACTACATCCTCACGCGCATGGCGGAGGACGGGTCGGAGTTCGGCGACGCGCTCGCGGACGCGCAGCGGCGCGGCTTCGCGGAGGCCGACCCCACGGACGACGTGGAAGGCCACGACGCCGCGGCGAAGCTCGCCATTCTCGCGACGATCGCGTTTCACACCCCGATCCACGCGGACCGGGTCTACCGCGAGGGCATCACCCGCGTCTCGGCGCAGGACATCCGGTACGCGGACGAACTGGGCTACGTGCTGAAGCTGCTCGCGATCGCGCGCGAGCACGACGGCCGCGTGGAGGCGCACGTCCACCCGGCGTTCCTCCCGCGCGCGCACCCGCTGGCCGCGATCCGCAACGAGTTGAACGCGGTCTTCGTGCGCGGCGACGCGGCGGGCGAGGTGATGATCGTCGGCCGCGGCGCCGGCGGCGATCCCACGGCGAGCGCCGTCGTGGCGGATCTCGTCGACGTGGCGCGCAGCCACCGGCGCGGCGGGCACGGGCGCGTCGGCTGGGACGGCCTCGAGGCGCGGCCGCTCCGCCCGATGGAAGAGGTCGAGACGCCGTTCTATCTGCTGATGCAGGTGACCGACCGGCCGGGCGTCTTCGCCCGGATCGCGACGATCTTCGGCGAGGAAGGCGTCAGCATCTCGGCGATCTCGCAGAAGAGCCGCGGCGCGGACGCCGACATCGTGATGATCACGCACACCGCGCGCGAGGGCCAGATGCGGCGGGTGCTCACGCGGATCGAGGCGCTCGACGTGGTCGGCACCGTCCGGAACGTCATCCGGGTGGTCGACGGTGAGTAG